One Patescibacteria group bacterium DNA segment encodes these proteins:
- the rplP gene encoding 50S ribosomal protein L16 encodes MLAPKKVKHRKWHKQAGGSGQAKKASATNKISFGSFGMVATTAKWITARQIEAARRVITRKLQKGGKIWIRIFPDKPVTIKGNEIPMGGGKGAVDHYVVSIKPGNVLFEIDGVEEELAREAIVLAGHKLPVAVKFIKK; translated from the coding sequence ATGTTAGCGCCCAAGAAAGTAAAACATAGAAAATGGCATAAGCAGGCTGGTGGTAGCGGTCAAGCTAAAAAAGCTTCAGCTACCAACAAAATCAGTTTTGGAAGTTTTGGTATGGTGGCAACCACTGCAAAATGGATAACCGCCAGACAAATCGAAGCCGCGCGCCGAGTGATTACTCGCAAATTACAAAAAGGCGGGAAGATTTGGATTCGGATTTTTCCGGATAAGCCCGTGACCATCAAAGGCAATGAGATTCCTATGGGTGGCGGCAAGGGCGCGGTTGATCACTATGTTGTTAGCATTAAGCCAGGCAATGTCTTGTTCGAAATTGATGGGGTGGAAGAAGAATTGGCTCGTGAAGCGATTGTGTTGGCTGGACATAAATTGCCGGTGGCGGTGAAGTTTATCAAAAAGTAA
- the rpmC gene encoding 50S ribosomal protein L29 — translation MKIKELKIKSEAELQQMLKQEREHLRELRFDLASKKLKKVREVRKNKKLIAMILTLLNEKKIDQDGQIETKQLKNESGEIDNVVNKVNKVNGSMRLTTGKVNKSDKSDK, via the coding sequence ATGAAAATCAAAGAATTAAAAATTAAATCTGAAGCAGAGCTACAGCAGATGCTCAAACAGGAGCGTGAGCACTTGCGGGAGCTAAGGTTTGATTTGGCCAGCAAAAAGTTGAAAAAGGTGCGAGAGGTCAGGAAAAATAAAAAATTAATTGCTATGATTTTAACTTTATTGAATGAAAAGAAAATTGATCAGGATGGTCAGATAGAAACAAAGCAACTAAAAAATGAATCTGGGGAGATTGATAATGTTGTTAATAAAGTTAATAAAGTTAATGGTTCGATGCGACTCACCACAGGTAAAGTTAATAAAAGTGATAAAAGTGATAAATAA
- the rpsQ gene encoding 30S ribosomal protein S17 — protein sequence MPDDKVKKIKRTLEGIVVSDKNDKTVVVRVDRVKMHSKYHKRFTVSKRYKAHDAKNEYKVGDRVLIQECRPLSKDKRWRIVGRVGKVKIAEEVVDEKLKEVTEGEEILGVEKKGEGVREVDTSNNSNKLE from the coding sequence ATGCCAGATGATAAAGTAAAAAAAATTAAACGTACTCTTGAAGGAATTGTTGTGTCAGATAAAAATGACAAGACGGTTGTGGTTCGGGTTGACCGGGTGAAGATGCATTCTAAATATCATAAACGATTTACAGTCAGCAAACGATATAAAGCTCATGATGCCAAAAATGAGTACAAAGTTGGTGACAGGGTTTTGATTCAGGAGTGCCGGCCATTATCTAAGGATAAACGTTGGCGAATTGTCGGCAGGGTTGGTAAAGTCAAAATAGCCGAAGAAGTGGTTGATGAGAAATTAAAAGAGGTAACAGAAGGTGAAGAGATATTAGGGGTTGAGAAGAAAGGGGAGGGGGTGAGGGAAGTTGACACCTCAAATAACTCAAATAAGCTCGAATAA
- the rplN gene encoding 50S ribosomal protein L14, protein MIQAHTMLKSADNSGAKKLQCIKVLGSSKPRYARLGDIITCVVKEAVPHSTVQKSQIVWAVIVRQRKEYRRKNGVYIRFDENAAVIVDKESKEPVGTRIFGPVARELRARGFQKIVSLAPEVL, encoded by the coding sequence ATGATACAAGCCCATACAATGTTAAAATCTGCAGATAATTCTGGTGCTAAGAAACTTCAATGCATCAAGGTTTTGGGTTCTTCAAAACCACGATATGCTCGTTTAGGAGATATTATAACTTGTGTGGTTAAAGAAGCAGTACCGCATTCAACAGTCCAAAAGTCGCAGATTGTATGGGCTGTAATTGTTCGTCAGCGGAAAGAGTATCGCCGAAAGAATGGTGTTTATATTCGATTTGATGAGAACGCGGCTGTGATTGTTGATAAAGAATCCAAGGAACCAGTAGGCACGCGGATTTTTGGGCCAGTAGCGCGGGAGTTACGGGCGCGGGGGTTTCAGAAGATTGTGTCGTTGGCGCCTGAAGTACTTTAA
- the rplX gene encoding 50S ribosomal protein L24: MKIKTGDQVKVLQGKDKGKKGKVIRVNSCDNKIVIEGINLFIKHVKPKKEREKGQRVQFPAAMDASKVMLICLHCGKQTRVGYKVLESGKKVRVCKKCKDVV; the protein is encoded by the coding sequence ATGAAAATAAAAACAGGAGACCAAGTTAAGGTTCTCCAAGGAAAAGATAAAGGCAAGAAAGGAAAAGTTATCCGAGTTAATTCTTGTGATAATAAGATTGTTATTGAAGGAATTAATCTCTTTATCAAACACGTTAAGCCGAAAAAGGAAAGAGAAAAAGGCCAGCGAGTGCAATTTCCAGCGGCAATGGATGCATCTAAAGTAATGCTTATTTGTCTGCATTGCGGCAAACAGACACGGGTCGGCTACAAGGTTTTGGAGAGCGGGAAAAAGGTGAGAGTGTGTAAGAAATGCAAGGATGTTGTTTAA
- the rplE gene encoding 50S ribosomal protein L5 — protein MPKLKEKYIKEVIPHMKEKFGYKNNLAIPKLEKVVVNVGFNRDISGDKNKIATIENNLARIVGQKPVRTKAKQAISAFKIRQGMVIGMMVTLRGKRMYDFVDKLINATIPCFRDFRGLSQQSVDKNGNLTIGIKEHLVFPEIKVDEVEFIHGLEVIIQTTAKTREEGYALLKGLGFPFKSDANQRE, from the coding sequence ATGCCTAAGCTAAAAGAAAAATATATAAAAGAAGTGATTCCTCATATGAAGGAAAAGTTTGGATATAAAAATAATTTAGCAATACCCAAGTTAGAGAAGGTGGTGGTTAATGTTGGATTTAATCGAGATATATCGGGCGATAAAAATAAAATAGCAACGATTGAGAATAATTTAGCAAGGATTGTTGGCCAGAAGCCTGTGCGGACAAAGGCTAAACAGGCGATTTCAGCGTTTAAAATTAGGCAGGGGATGGTAATCGGGATGATGGTGACATTGCGCGGCAAACGAATGTATGACTTTGTTGATAAATTAATTAATGCAACCATACCCTGTTTCCGTGATTTTCGCGGACTCTCGCAGCAATCAGTTGATAAGAATGGAAATTTAACCATTGGAATTAAAGAGCACTTAGTGTTTCCAGAAATTAAGGTTGATGAAGTGGAGTTTATCCATGGTTTGGAAGTGATAATACAGACTACAGCTAAGACTCGAGAGGAAGGTTATGCACTTTTGAAGGGGTTAGGTTTTCCATTTAAGTCTGACGCGAATCAACGCGAATAG
- a CDS encoding type Z 30S ribosomal protein S14 yields the protein MATEAQKAKSRKKPKYSTRIVRRCWRCGRKRGYMRKFDLCRICFRELASKGEIPGVRKSSW from the coding sequence ATGGCAACAGAAGCTCAAAAAGCAAAATCTAGGAAAAAACCAAAATATTCCACACGGATCGTGCGGCGTTGTTGGCGTTGCGGCCGGAAGCGCGGTTATATGCGCAAGTTTGATTTGTGTCGGATTTGTTTTCGGGAGTTGGCGAGCAAGGGGGAAATACCCGGGGTACGTAAGTCTTCGTGGTAA
- the rpsH gene encoding 30S ribosomal protein S8 — MHTDPISDLLTRIRNASAVKKDEVVLPYSKVKFNIAQILQENGYIKKVEKINPTPERDRMIKAGASAFMQLRLELKYKAGKPSVESLKRISKPGRRVYAGKDKLPYVLSNIGIAIVSTSRGLMTNKEARNKGLGGEVICEVY; from the coding sequence ATGCATACTGATCCTATATCTGACTTGTTAACAAGAATCAGGAATGCCTCGGCAGTAAAAAAAGACGAGGTGGTTTTGCCGTACTCAAAAGTCAAGTTCAATATAGCCCAAATTTTACAAGAAAACGGTTATATAAAAAAAGTAGAAAAAATAAATCCTACCCCAGAGAGGGATCGGATGATTAAAGCCGGGGCTTCTGCGTTTATGCAGTTAAGACTTGAGCTGAAATATAAGGCTGGCAAGCCGTCAGTTGAGAGTTTAAAGCGGATTAGTAAACCTGGCAGGCGGGTATATGCAGGCAAAGATAAACTGCCTTATGTTTTAAGCAACATTGGTATTGCTATTGTCTCAACCTCTCGGGGATTGATGACGAATAAAGAGGCGCGAAATAAAGGTCTCGGCGGGGAAGTGATATGCGAGGTTTATTAG